Part of the Candidatus Neomarinimicrobiota bacterium genome is shown below.
CAGAATGTAAAATCTGCATTATTGTTAGGCCAGGCTAGGGGTGTTTTGTTATTGGCGGGAGCTTCCAATGGGATTCCCTCAGTGGATTATGCGCCAAGGAAGGTAAAACAGTCCGTAGTGGGGAATGGTGCCGCCGATAAGAAACAAGTTCAATACATGGTAAAACAAATTTTAAAGATGGACGAATTGCCAAAACCATTAGATGTTTCTGATGCTTTAGCCATTGGCTTATGTCACATAAACCAAAATAAATATATATGAGCTTAATGGATTCCATTTCAGGCAAGCTATTTGCCAAAAGTCCCACAGAAGCTATTATAGATATTGTTGGTATTCGTTTTCGGATTCGCATATCAATCTCTGCTTATGAAAATTTGCCAAATATTGGCGAAGCTGTGGCATTGTTAACGCACCTCCATGTGAAGGAGGATATTCTCGATTTATATGGATTTAAAGACGATGCAGAGCGATCACTATTTATGAATCTGAATACTATTAGCGGTATCGGTCCGAGATCTGCCATGAATATTTTGTCCGGCACTAATCCTGACGAATTTAAAAGTCGCATCGTTGCCGGGGATGTGAAGTCTCTTACAGTTATTCCGGGGATTGGTGCGAAAACAGCCAAACGAATCATTGTTGAGTTGAAAGAAAAATTTGCAGC
Proteins encoded:
- the ruvC gene encoding crossover junction endodeoxyribonuclease RuvC; translation: MQRVIGVDPGLNITGFGILDYKGNDIRVVAYGTIKPPAKESLPNRLEYLNSHMNELLIKFEPIAMAIEDTFFSQNVKSALLLGQARGVLLLAGASNGIPSVDYAPRKVKQSVVGNGAADKKQVQYMVKQILKMDELPKPLDVSDALAIGLCHINQNKYI
- the ruvA gene encoding Holliday junction branch migration protein RuvA; amino-acid sequence: MSLMDSISGKLFAKSPTEAIIDIVGIRFRIRISISAYENLPNIGEAVALLTHLHVKEDILDLYGFKDDAERSLFMNLNTISGIGPRSAMNILSGTNPDEFKSRIVAGDVKSLTVIPGIGAKTAKRIIVELKEKFAADFDGKDDLGFTDDEDSLMVKDAINALQSLGYKQAQVNKTLKDLEMAGDLSGGLEEIIRKALAKMI